A region of the Antedon mediterranea chromosome 4, ecAntMedi1.1, whole genome shotgun sequence genome:
TATATGCAGCCTGTATTTAATTTGCAGTCAAAAATAGATGCACTTAACGAGAATGAAGTCCGGAATCTTTTAAAAGAGGCAGCAAAAAAAAATCTTGGCTTGATTCTAAGTATTTTGGATAGGCAACAGCTGCCTGAAAGAGGGCATCACCCAGATGCTGATGGAGCTGCACCAGACTGGTGTGTGTGCCACGCCTGCCGTGAGATGCCGACACAGGTAGAGCGAATGTGTTGTGGGTATAATCCCGATAATTGCACATCCCTACTTCcagtaagtacaatattttaaatttttttaaagaaaaattgcTTTAcattgatattaatttttattcaagtatttatttgatttaatatttggTATTTTGATATGAAACCATAATCAATAGAAATTGACTGTGATCAAACCAAAAGTAATTATGTCACACATTGCTTTACATAacattgatattaattattcaagtatttatttgatttgatatttcTAGTTTTAGCaactacataaaaaaaaaaaaaatatgaccAACCCCcttattttaacaattaatcCCCCATTTGTATCACTTTGCAACATATTTAATACACATAAATATAGTAAagacatttttaacatttaacaacatttttttaggaCTTTGAACTGCTTGTTCTGAATGAGGCAGTGTTAGACATTGCGCGGGCATACCGGCAAGATGTTTTAGTCGCCCCATTAGACAACAACTGGAGCAGAGGCCATAGGCATACTGCCTACAGACAGTATATTTTGTGGCAGCATGGCAGACTTGGCATAGGAATTCGCAGGACTATTCCAAGTTGCTGCGTTTGGAAAATACGAGACCGCTATCCTGATGAATTCGGCCAATACGTTGGGTTCCAACCAGCTCgtatataaaatcattgtacattatttataaataaaacaaaaatattttgcaCTTAAAGTTCATATATGATGTAAtgggaaaaaaaaatattacaggaaatattttgaaattgtaatacgagtacataataaaaaatgagGTAATTAATATAtctattatactactgtataatatattatactactgtataatatattatactactgtatatcaatCATGAATTTCTGGATTATTTAAAATCGTGATAATTTGTCATCAACTAATTGCTGTGTTGGTGGTGGCTGAACTTGAGCAATTGTTGGGCAAATTCTTCTAGGATCATTTACATCTAAATCCAATGCTGCCTTCAAACTGGTATCGTCCATTAATCGCAGCTCAACAACCATTTCAAACAAGGTTTGGATGTACCCATACGTTTTCTCTTCTTTGACAGGTACCACTGTCCACCTTTtgctttttttgttgaataaacGTTGATACCTATAAAGAAAAGCAGAATATTGTGGGCCAAGTGAATTACAATTTCACATTGTTTAATTATCACTGTATATAACAATGTATCCTTTATTGTGAGAATGTTAAATTGATCATGTTTATATGGAATTTAGAAAGCAGATCACATCCACAAATTGCTGGCAGttgaaacaaatattaaattaactaGAAAGTATACCGTGTGGTCCCATCATTATTCTTTTTTATGGGTCTCTGGTGGTTTGATGTATAATCCAATGCTGCTATTAGATTTCTTGCCTTGTAAACTGGTGGGCTATAGGAAAAACGCTTAGCAGCATACATCAGAATGCACTGGTGGAAATTTTCCAATTCAGCTGTTCctctaaatataaacaatacattgctaattattactaaatgcataatttatagaacaatttaacatttattgtttactgtaaaaagaataaaaaatcatatttcaACACAGTAGGTTCTCAATACAGTTTTTTTCTACATCCTACACAAAGTACTCACCGGAAATTGAGCCAGTATGGAATCTTGTTGAGGAACCTTTTGCTCAAAACAATGTTCCTCAATGCATTATGTGCTGGATCGCTTTTTGCTAACCAGCCTTTATCTCTATCTGTTTCTAATGGGCCATGGCTGCAACAGGCCGTTCCACTATCACTGTACGACAACATCCATTCATGTTCGTTGACGACATGGTGGATAATTCCACACCAAATACCCTTTTATTGTATAAACCACAAAgagaaaattataataaaaaaattataatcactGACACAGGAATTGCCAAGATTATTAACATATGATACATCCTGGTACAGTTAAATGCATTTCTGTTATTCATCATACATTAACCATAGGCATACTGTACTTACAATGAATTCATCATATGTGTTTGCAACCTCACATGTATGCCAGAAATGGTTCACGATGTCCTGGCTCCAACTTAGTAATGCTTTGCACTCTTTTTTCTGTCCTGCCTAGTAACATATATTCAGAAAATAAAGTTAAGAACATGAGTTTACAGCAAGAATCTTATGACTACATATTTTCTATGTacttatttgtattatttgaaCTTAAGATTGCCCCTGGCATTAATCTGTCCAGCtggaaataatataaaaaaataataaatacagtattcaaaCTTACTGCAACCAACTTTTTTGCCAGATTTTTTGCAGCATGCTAGATATCATGAGAATGTTTTATCTCTGGATAATCTTtttctgataaaaaaaaatacacaatagCACATTTTATATAATGGATACAATTCATGCAATTTTAAATACTGTGAATTATCAAGTATAATCGAAATTTAATGTCATAAATTTTACAGAAAAGAAATACATAATCATTATTGCACCAATTTGCATATGTGCATCTGTAACACATTCAATCACCCTAACATTTTGTTCCTCAAGAAATTTTAGGCTGTCTTGAAATCCGACCTTTTCCATTGCTGTACTCTTACCACCGGTTTCACGCTTGTCCAGGGTTATAATTGACAGAATGCTTTTGTCTGCATTGTTCATCATGGTGTAGGTACAGAATTGTGCGGAATGGCCTGGGCTGTCCATTCTGCCGTCTCCTAAATATAAAGATTTAGTAAATTTATTACATTTCACGGTTTACAAATTAAACCATTTAACCCTCGATATATCAGAATTTAGTGTAAATTACAAAACCTACCAAGCAAAACAACCTCCTTTCCTTCATGACTTTTTAGAATCTCCTCCTGTGTTTTATCCCATAACTTGTTTATAGATGGAACCAGATAGCGTCTTTGTATTCTGTAAAATGTGTTACAATTTACTATGTGCAGTTTCATAAACTTGGCAAACAAAGCTATCTTTCCATAGTTGTTCCCAGAAGCCAATATAGCAGTTGATGTTAACAGGTCACCTCCATGAAGATGGTTCTTCAAAATTGGTTGGGAACACCACTTATTGTTTAGATGCCCATTAACacatatctttaaaatataacaagtaTTAATTAGTAGATACAGTACTATAGTGTCTTTTATTAGAGATCACCACTAGAACAAGAAATTTAGCAGAAACTTTTTTTACTGTTCTTTGCTATTCAATCATGTACATGGTATGGCATAATATTGACATGTTTAATATTGTCAGAAGATTCTTTATCGGTTTCTTCTTCTTCCTCATCATCACTGTAAAATTCCTCCTCAAATTCCTCTTCAGAAAAAGTTGTTTCTTGTAGATCAAGAGCTGCTAATAAAGTACAATGAGACTTTATTCAAACTTAATTGCTTTACATGAAATTAAGATTacttattttatcaaattacaattaattaatacacaATTTTAGTTTACTACCAATGTAGACTAGAATTTAGTTTTAAGTTTTGACCACAGATTCTTTATGTAGAATAGTATGGTATATAAATTAACCATTTCCTTcgactataaaataaaaataaaagcacACTATTGTCAAGTCACTGGCATTATGAACGGCAATAATTAATATGTAGTACAGCTTCAGTAATTGCATgtgaataaaatttaaacagTAGTCTTAAAATATGCATTACACAATGACAATGTTACATGTAAACTTACCACAGGAAGATATTAAAAGGAGGGTCGTAGTCtggatcatcatcatcatctgatTCACTTATGTCAATTTCAATAGTCATACTAGAAAAACAAGCATAACACAGTTTTAATTGCAATACAATTGTCTACCTAATTTGATATTGGTTGATGGATATTAAATGATTTGATTTCTATGGAATTTGAATTCAATGTTTATGTACTGTACAATCACCATAAACTGTTCACCATCAGTACAACATGCATTCTTTgttattgcaaaatatatttactttgaCTTTCCAGCATTGCTTTCATATTCTGCCTTTCTTTCAGTATCACTttcactaaaaataaaaaaatatcatttaaaccATTGAATATTCACCCTTTtcaattgtaaaatattgtttaaataaataaattacattgtatAGTGCATCATTACAGATTTACTGTACAATCACTTGTCAGTGAACTTACAGAAGGAGTTATTATTTACTAACAATTTACATTGAGTGCCTTTGAAGCCCACCATCACATACCATTCCAAGTATCACATCACATCTCCCAGGTCACAAGAAACATAGAAAATGTAATGATtcttaacaaatataatataccaATGCCATCTGATAATGTTACTGTTATTTCAGCAATTCAGTAAATTAAACATTGACTTACAATTCATTAGAAGATGAAAGTGCTGGTGCTGGTGAACTGGCTGAACCATGACTAGTAGTAGTGCTTAATTGATCTATTCCAGATATACCTGAAAGGCTGAAAGCAAACCAACAATGTGTTGTAAACTGATTGAATTGTTGATTACCAATTCACAAGTAACAATTTATTACAATTGTTGTAATCatggttatttttgtattatagtataattaacACAGGCCTAATGGCCAACTTAATTAAAAATCATATTTAGTTAGAACACATCATattttgcattatttatttgatgttacttttaaaattgaaaatcatAGAATCTTACTGAATTTCAGTCATGGAATCTGAACTATGATGTTGTGTCACCAATTTTGTTTCCACTGCCATCATTGGAGTGGATGTCATTGCTGTTGCAAACTGGGGAGATACTTGTTTTTTTCACTTGTTGCAAActcctactaggcctagcacCACTAGGCATAGTCCTAGcagtactagtactagtagtactactacaaGGCCTACTAGTTGTAGAAGTCATTTCATTTAGAAGGCATTGTCATCGTTGACTGCTTTGTTTTCTCATACctataatagtattaataatttatgtatagACAGGCCTAGTAGTAGAATTTAGAATAAACATGCATGATGGCTAAT
Encoded here:
- the LOC140046598 gene encoding uncharacterized protein is translated as MNSKDDPNGSRTTPLQKSTEWLLFSSTSSEPSNPEVGLRQRQRGRGRGRGKGRGRRGRGKKDGTHIALQQREENISSKIDALNENEVRNLLKEAAKKNLGLILSILDRQQLPERGHHPDADGAAPDWCVCHACREMPTQVERMCCGYNPDNCTSLLPDFELLVLNEAVLDIARAYRQDVLVAPLDNNWSRGHRHTAYRQYILWQHGRLGIGIRRTIPSCCVWKIRDRYPDEFGQYVGFQPARI
- the LOC140048045 gene encoding uncharacterized protein isoform X1; the encoded protein is MLSYSDSGTACCSHGPLETDRDKGWLAKSDPAHNALRNIVLSKRFLNKIPYWLNFRGTAELENFHQCILMYAAKRFSYSPPVYKARNLIAALDYTSNHQRPIKKNNDGTTRYQRLFNKKSKRWTVVPVKEEKTYGYIQTLFEMVVELRLMDDTSLKAALDLDVNDPRRICPTIAQVQPPPTQQLVDDKLSRF
- the LOC140048045 gene encoding uncharacterized protein isoform X3, which translates into the protein MTSTPMMAVETKLVTQHHSSDSMTEIHLSGISGIDQLSTTTSHGSASSPAPALSSSNEFESDTERKAEYESNAGKSNMTIEIDISESDDDDDPDYDPPFNIFL
- the LOC140048045 gene encoding uncharacterized protein isoform X2; the encoded protein is MKLHIVNCNTFYRIQRRYLVPSINKLWDKTQEEILKSHEGKEVVLLGDGRMDSPGHSAQFCTYTMMNNADKSILSIITLDKRETGGKSTAMEKVGFQDSLKFLEEQNVRVIECVTDAHMQIGAIMKKDYPEIKHSHDI